The proteins below are encoded in one region of Oncorhynchus gorbuscha isolate QuinsamMale2020 ecotype Even-year linkage group LG01, OgorEven_v1.0, whole genome shotgun sequence:
- the LOC124038467 gene encoding tyrosine--tRNA ligase, mitochondrial-like: MAASIARFFSRVSWHGSCIILKNTLPSISLRYTFHRSATTQSGLLFSLNKRGILKDAFPENAAQDQLPQLLQSGCQTVYCGFDPTADSLHVGNLLAIVGLLHFRSAGHNVIALIGGATAQIGDPSGKTSEREQLPSDVVEDNTRAIRDSLQRIFTNHELHFHNDSKKLGTVTLLNNLSWYKDWNVVAFLSEVGRRFRMGTLLSRHSVQSRLKSAEGMSLTEFSYQLFQAYDFYHLNQNHSCKIQLGGTDQLGNLMSGHEFIHKVTGQDVYGLTIPLVTSSAGDKLGKTAGNAVWLNRDKTSPFDLYQFFLRQPDSSVEWYLKLFTFLPLAEVERVMEQQRQEPGKRPAHKRLAAEITKLVHGKEGLESAKRCTNALYHSNIQALEQMSDAELQELFREASFHELLLEPGTTVLDACRRAEAIPQGGKGYRMVSEGAVWINHSKTDSPEQVLIPGQHLLANGLSLLKVGKKNFHIIKWLNL; this comes from the exons ATGGCGGCATCCATAGCCAGGTTTTTTTCACGTGTATCGTGGCATGGTTCTTGTATTATTTTGAAAAACACACTCCCAAGTATATCGTTAAGATACACGTTTCATCGCTCTGCAACAACTCAAAGTGGACTTCTTTTTTCGCTAAATAAACGGGGCATTTTGAAGGATGCTTTCCCCGAAAACGCAGCCCAAGATCAACTTCCTCAACTGCTGCAGTCTGGGTGCCAGACCGTGTACTGCGGATTCGACCCCACCGCGGACAGCCTTCACGTGGGTAATTTACTCGCCATCGTCGGGCTATTGCATTTTAGAAGCGCAGGACACAATGTCATCGCTCTAATCGGTGGTGCAACAGCACAGATAGGGGACCCAAGCGGGaaaacgagcgagagagagcagctaCCGTCTGATGTAGTGGAGGACAATACAAGGGCTATCAGGGACAGCTTGCAGCGAATCTTCACCAACCATGAACTGCATTTCCACAACGACTCTAAAAAGCTTGGCACTGTAACCCTATTGAACAATTTATCTTGGTACAAAGACTGGAATGTGGTTGCTTTTCTGTCAGAAGTTGGCAGACGTTTCCGAATGGGGACCCTGCTCAGTAGGCACAGTGTCCAGTCCAGGCTGAAGAGTGCAGAGGGCATGAGCCTAACTGAGTTCTCTTACCAGCTGTTTCAAGCTTATGACTTCTACCACCTGAACCAGAATCATAGCTGTAAGATCCAGCTGGGAGGGACAGACCAGCTGGGCAACCTGATGTCTGGGCACGAGTTTATACACAA GGTGACTGGACAGGATGTGTATGGGCTGACCATCCCACTGGTGACCAGCTCTGCGGGCGACAAGCTGGGGAAGACAGCAGGCAATGCAGTGTGGCTGAACAGGGACAAGACATCTCCGTTTGACCTCTATCAGTTCTTCCTCAGGCAGCCTGACAGCAGTGTGGAATG GTATCTGAAGCTGTTCACCTTCCTACCCCTGGCCGAGGTGGAGAGGGTGATGGAGCAGCAGAGACAGGAGCCAGGCAAACGGCCCGCACACAAACGCCTCGCCGCCGAAATCACCAAACTGGTCCACGGCAAGGAGGGTCTGGAGAGTGCCAAAAG gtGCACCAATGCCCTGTACCACAGTAACATACAGGCCCTGGAGCAGATGAGCGATGCTGAGCTGCAGGAGCTCTTCAGAGAGGCCTCTTTCCATGAGCTGCTGCTGGAGCCAGGGACCACAGTACTGGATGCCTGCCGCAGGGCAGAGGCCATCCCCCAGGGGGGCAAAGG GTATCGCATGGTATCAGAAGGAGCTGTATGGATCAACCACAGTAAGACAGACAGCCCAGAGCAGGTACTGATCCCTGGACAGCACCTCTTGGCCAACGGACTTTctctcctcaaagtgggcaagaAGAACTTCCACATCATCAAGTGGCTCAATCTGTGA